The Bacillota bacterium genome includes the window GCAGGCATTTGACGCCCCGTGCATTTTCATCCTGATATCGAACGCCAGCCACCCCCCGCCCGGAGAGCGCGGTCCAAAGCTGCGGCCTTTCCCTAGATAGAATCGCTCTTTCCTCTTCACTCAAGAGGGAAAGCCTATCCTCAGCGTATAACCTGTGTGCTTCTATGAGCCGGGAATATAGCTCTTTATCCTCGGAGAACTCCTGGCTGATCCTGGCTATCTCTCCTTCTGATTCTAGCTTTGCTATGGCCTTGACTAGAAAAGGACAAGTAAGCCAGTAAATGGTGGGAAAGATCCGACGACCTTCAAACAGCGGATGGGTTATCACCACCATAGGCGCGCCCCAGGGGCATCTCCTGGCGACACCTGCGAGGCCCCTTGGCCGCCTCCGGAGTTGTCGCGTGATGATTTCTTCATCCCCAGGTGATATTGGCGAATAAGACCCTATCATATATCCCATATATCCCTTCCTGATGTCCGAAATGCCCGAACCCCGACTCCTCTTCTATCGATGGCCTGCAGCAGCTATAGCCAAGATTATGATTGCCTGAACGGCAAATGGAAACACCAGCCCGGGTAAATAAAACTAACCCAGATAAACAAAATAAGGGCACCTATTTCCGGTGCCCGCTGAATATACCTTCATATCGTTCCGCAATGCCAAATCCGTCTCTACCAGGATCAGGATAGGGCGTTGGCTGGGATGTAGACTAAAAGTTTTCAGATCGGGAGGCCCTTGTTCCCCTACCACCCCGTTTGGAATCTAGGAGTTTTTTCAGGTCCTGCTGTCGCTCTTCACTTTCTTTCATAAATCGGGCAAGCTTTTCCTCGAAGGACTGACGCGAAGCCCGAGAGTCTCCACGGCTCTTGGGTGGCCGGTAGTTTTCGTCAGCTTGCTTGATTGAAAGGGCCACGCGACCATTCTGGACAGATATGACCTTTACCTTCACAATATCATTTTCCTTGAGGAAATCCTTGATATCCCGAACATAAGTATTAGCGATCTCGGAAATATGAACAAGACCTGTTTTCCCCGGGGCCAATTCCACAAAGGCCCCAAAAGGAGCGATGTTCGTCACTCGACCCTCGATGATACTGCCCACCTCAAAGGTAGATTCCCGTTGGGAAACATCATTTGTGGTTGATTCCAGCATAAATCAGAGACCGACCCCCGCAAGCCATTTTATGTGCGCCGACCATTTCTTTTTATTTGAAACCGTATGATCCGAGCGCACTCATATTATAACAATGACAGATTCAACATGTCAACGAGGCTTTTCGCTCGCAATCAGTCACCGAATATCAAACGCGGATCCTTAGGCCTCTTCTTCACCGGCGACGCGGCCTCGGGTCTCACAGGCTCGCATACGATGACCGCAGTCTCTCCAGGGCGCACGAGACCAAGCTTCTCCCGGGCAGTTTTTTCTATATACTCATCGCTTTTGAGAAATTCGATCTCCTTGGCCAGTTTTTGGTTCTCACTCTGCCATAGTTCTATCTCCGCCAGGGTTGCGCGCACATCCTGGCGGGTGCGGACCAAACGAACATAACCTGTCACATAGGCAATACAAAGTATTATCAGAGCGACTACCGTGAGGACCTTCCGAATGGCATCACGCATATTCATCCCATTTCCGCCATGGCGGATACCCCTGTATTCACGCATAAGGAGAAGCCATGGTTCCCTCCCTTCTGATCAGACCAACGACTTCCTATGTATGTCCACCAGGCAGGTGGCCTCTTTTAGGCATATTCGCATCTCAGCGATATTTCTACATCTGATCGGTTTCTCCTTCCAATATTTTGGGGAAACCATAAGAAACTTGACCAGATTTCCTTAAATCGCTACATAGTTAATGACTGCAAAGAAGGAATTCTCGAACCTGTGGCGTATTCAGAAGTTGGTATATAGGACTAGTGGCCAGACCAGTAGTCAGGTGATCAGGGGAGGATAGCTTGTCGTCTGAAGCCTTCGGAAAACTAACCAAGATCAAGAAACCTCAAATGCTCGATTTGATTATTGAGCAATTACAGAATTCTATCCTTGATGGTCGGCTGCCCATAGGCACTCAGCTGCCTCCGGAACGGGAACTCGCGAACATGTTGGGGGTCAGCAGGGCTTCTGTCCGGGAAGCGCTAAGAGCGATGGCACTGATGGGTTGGATTGAGATACGCCCTGGCGAGGGAAGCTTTGTGTCCAGGGCTACAGCGGAGAGGGTTCTCCAGCCCCTTTCATATGTGCTGATGCTGGATCGAGACAATGTGAAGGATCTCCTGGAGCTAAGAGCGATCCTCGAGGTTGAAACCGCTGGGCTTGCCGCCATCAGGAGAACGGATGAATGCCTAAATGATATCAAAGATACGATTCACAATATGGAGGATAGTGCCTCCACCAATGTGGAGGACTTCTTGAATTACGATATGCTGTTCCATAAAAAGGTAGACCAGGCGGCGGCTAATCCTATTCTAGCGAAAACAAACATGATCCTCCGAGAACTCCTCCTGGAGGCTAACCGAAGGGTTGCGCGCCTTCCAGAGGGGCGCAATACCGCCATCCAATCACACCACGAAATCGCAGAGGCTATAGAAAGGAGGGACGAAGAGGCTGCACGACTTGCAGCCACCAAGCATCTCAGGACTGTGGAAGGGTTCGTACTATCCCTAACATAAAAAGAAAGGGGTGCTGATTGCCATCAGCCATCGGAGATGTGATGGCGCAAATGGCAGGCGTACCATGAGAGACAACATCTACAAATATGTCAAAGTAGGGATTATCCATTTCATGGCCTATCCGCAAGTCATGAAAGGCGAGGGGCCGATTCTCGAAACCCTCACAAGAATAGCGGAAGACCCTTATTTCAATGCCGTAGAGATTTCTTGGATCAAAGATCCCGAAACCCGAAAGGCGGCAAAACAGGCATTAGATACCGCCCATATGACCGTGGCATATGGGGCACAACCTCGCACCCTCACCACCGGGCTGGACATCAATTCTCTTGATTCCGCGGTCCGGGAGAAGACCATACAGACTCTGAAAGAAGGAATCGACGAGGCTTATGAAATGGGTGCCTGCGGTCTTGCTTTCCTTTCCGGAAAATACCCAGGCAAGGATAGGGAAGATGCAGCCTGCGAGGCCCTTATTGATTCTATCAAACAATTGTGTGCCCATGCCAAAGCCAAGGGCGATATGCGCGTTGTCCTGGAGATCTTCGATAGAGATATTGAGAAGAAGGCGCTAGTAGGTCCAAATGACATAGCGCTCAGAATAGCCGAGGGAGTGAAGAAGGAATTTGATAACTTCGGCCTTATGGTTGACCTTAGCCACCTCCCCCTCTTGCGCCAGACCCCGCATGAGGCACTGGCACCGGTAAAAGACCACCTTGTGCATGTACATATCGGCAACGCAGTAGTCAAAGATCCATCCCACCCCGCCTATGGTGACGCGCATCCGCGCTTTGGCATACCCGGGGGAGAGAATGACGTAAAAGAGCTCGTGGATTTCCTCAAGGTTCTCTTTGAGATTGGCTATCTGAATGAGAGCGAGCCAAGGATCGTAAGCTTTGAGGTAAAACCGCTCCCTGGCGAATCATCTGAGCTGGTCATCGCTAACGCGAAAAGGACCCTGAACGAGGCCTGGGCAAGACTGTAAGGATATATGCACAGAATATTTCTATATTCATTCTCATTCTATGATGGAGGTAAGATCTTATTATGCCACGCTTCAAAGTCTACGTTACCAGAAGAATTCCAGAACCAGGTTTGGATATCTTAAAAAAGGAAGCAGATGTCAAAGTATGGGATGGGGAACTTCCACCGCCGCGCGAGGTACTATTGAAAGAGGTTGAGGACATAGATGGCCTAGTGGCGCTACTCACCGATAAGATTGATGGGGAACTTATGGATAAAGCCAGGCGCTTGAAGGTGGTCAGCAACTATGCCGTCGGCTTTGATAACATCGACGTCCCTGAGGCAACTAAGCGCGGTATTCTTGTCACCAATACCCCTGGAGTCCTGACCGATACAACCGCCGATTTTGCGTTTACACTGCTCATGGCAGCGGCCAGACGAGTCGTGGAGGCAGACCGCCATACACGGGAAGGTAAGTGGAAAACATGGGTTCCAACGGGGTTTTTGGGACAAGATATACATCACGCTACGCTAGGGCTTATAGGTCTCGGGCGAATCGGTTACGAGATGGCAAGGCGTGGCTCGGGTTTTTCAATGAAGCTCCTTTACTATGACGTCGTAAGGAATGAGAAGGCTGAGAAAGAACTTGGGATCCAGTACGTCAGTCTCCCTGAACTCCTGAAACAGGCGGATTTTGTCAGCATACATGTCCCGCTGACAAAGGAAACGCACCATCTTATTGGCAGAGATCAGTTGAAACTGATGAAAAAGACAGCGATCCTGATCAATACGTCGAGAGGGCCAATAGTAGATCTGGAGGCGCTCTATGAAGCCCTCAGGGATGGAACGATCACAGGGGCAGGCCTGGATGTGACTGAGCCGGAGCCTATTCCTGCTGACCATCCTATCTTGAAGCTCAACAATCTCACTATTGCGCCGCATATAGCTAGCGCCAGCGTAGCTACTCGCACAAAAATGGCAACAATGGCCGCAGAAAATTGTATGGCAGCCCTTAAAGGGGAGACGCCGCCAAATCTGGTCAATCCTGAGGTCATGAAAGACCGGAAGTGATCAACAACACCATTGTTCAACGGGAAGCTGGGGGCCGGCGTCTCAAACGGCCGGCTAGCCGTGAGAGCCTGCCCCCCACCCCCTCCAAGATGTAGGCGCGTGCCAGGTCAGACGCTTTGTACCGTATATTTTTCGCTCTATGAGAAGCAAGCCTTCCGGCATCATATATCCCGAGGAACATGTTGATGATCAACCTGCTCATGAGAGCCCTGTAAATATTGAACCCAATCAAAAAGCCCAGGAATACATAGAAACGCATATCCGCCCAAGTGGCCCTCAATAAGAGGCAGAATGAAAGGGTCGTCGCGATGATCCAAAACAAGATGTCACCTATTGTTGTCGTAACCGGAGTTGGGGAGGTTATGCCGCGAATGACCCGGTAAAGGTCAAAGATCATTCCAAGCAATGCCCCGATCAATATGGTCACGGCAAATGAAAAGACCTGCAGGATTAGAGAATCCATAATCCTACCGCATTAAGCGAAGGCGCCAAGATTCCTTAAATGCGGTTACCTTCCTTTCGTACGGAGGATGATCCAGACAAAGAGCAATCCCCATGCGCCCAGATTGGCCCATGCTGAGATAGTGACTACCTTCGTGAGGATAGAGATGATCCATAGTCTGGCATGGACATTTCGACTTCTGAATTCCGGCCAGAATAACGCTATTCTGCGCACATATTGCTGGGTTTCCTTATAGGGCGGGAGCCCCTCTGACGCCGTCTCTCCCTGGTATCGCTTTACCGCTCTACCGCCGGCATTATATGCGGCAAGAGCCATGATGATATCCCCATGAAATTCCTCTACCAAAGAATGCAGGAGCTTGACCCCGGTCTTGATATTTGTCGCAGGATCGAATATGCATTGTTCCCCGCAGGCAGGAGGGGCATGATCACCACTGCATGGTGAATCAGGATTCAGTTCCTTGAATACGGCCGGCATGATCTGCATAAGCCCCCTTGCGCCTGCCGGGGAGACGGCATTGGCATTGAAGGAGCTTTCCTGGGAAATCACGGCGGCCACCAGGGACGGGTCAATATCTGCGCGCAAGGCATAATAGTTTATCTCAGCCGCAAACGGGCAATTATACGCTTCTGATTTCGATTGCGAAAAGTGGCTGAGAGCCGCGACTGCCTGCCTTTCTCCCTTTACAACATATGAGGACGCGCCGATCCATGAGCAAAGAAGCGCAAGACTGAAGATCATGTAATAGGAAATCCAACCACGGCCAACCCTGGGCCTCCCCCTGAAGATCTCCCAAATAAGCCCAAATGGGCTGAAGACCACCATGGGAATATTTCTGAACAAGAAATCCAGGGGCCATAAGAGATCAAATCTCCGGGTACGCCTCCCCCTTCTGCGTTTCCTCGTAAAATGAAAGGAAATCCTTCTGAAACCCCTCACGCGATGCCCGAGGGGTCTTGCCCGCCTCATATGCCTGCCAACTCACTTAAGTAATCGCCCAAAGAAGCCACGCCCTCTCTTGCCTCCGGCCTCATCCATGTAGTCAAGTCCCTGTATGAATCCCTCGATCGCAAGGTTGCCATCATCAAGATTTAGCTGCTTAACGTGTAATTCCCTTCCCCTGATCAAAAGAACACCGGCGCTTGTCTCGAGAACTATCTCTTGATCGTCGAAACTCTCGACATTTGAGACTCCACTCACTATCACAGACTCCCGCTCAGTGATCTCTATCTTGTGTTGAAGGGTTATGGGCTTCTTCTTGTCGTCCACATGACTCCCCTCCCGTCCAAGTCCGCCTCACCTCCATATCTATGCCTGTCCTCGGTGAAAGATGACATCCTTTATCTCAATCCCAAAGCTTCACCACTTTTACCCCTTTAAAATAATGGGTTACGATTTCCTCAGGCGATTTCCCCTGCTTGGCGAAGGCGTAAGCCCCCCATTGGCACATACCAACACCATGTCCAAATCCCTTCCCCTCCACGTAGAGCGTGCTACCATCAAAGGTCATGGTGGAAATGATTGTTGACCGCATTCGGTCACTTCCTAGGGCAACGCGGAAATCGTTGCCAGCTATATCTGTGGATCCGCCAGTATGAGAAATCCTGAACAGGGTGACACGATCATCTGGGCTTCTCCGAATTATACGGATGCTCCTGATATCGCCGATATTGAGACCTACCTTGGCTAGAGCGGATTTGATATCGCTGGCTGTGAAACTGGCCTTCCAGTAAAATTCCCCAGGAGGCGTATATTTGGGGCATGGACAATCCACGCGGGCAGTATAAGGGGGCTCGGGCTTAGGGTATGACAATCCATCGCGAGCTAGAGAGGTCTCGCCAGCGCACAGCGCGCTAAACCAGCCATGTATGTAATGTCCCCTGTAACTCAAAACCTCCCCGCGCGTCATTTGTACAGCTTTCTTGATATCAGGCGTGACAGCGGCCGCATTGTATGCCTGGGTCTCTTCAGGTTTTGTGGAAATATCCGTGCCATGCAGCTTGCGTGTCCCGCCCCTGCTCAAGAACTCAAGGGTGAAGGTCCTTGCGATTATAGCCTGGGCAGCATATGCGTCGACCGGCCAATCTGGTTTCATCTCCCCTGCGACTACGCCCTCGATGTATGTTTCTAAGGGCATCTTGACGCGCTGACCGGTATCATGAAAATATACGCTCAAGATCGGCTCTTTATCCATCCTGGGTATTGGCTTTTCAGTAAGCCTTCTTTCTGGCCCGGGGCAACCTCCTATGCTAAAGACCAGGATGTATGCCAAAACTACAGACCCTATCCCAAAAGCTAGATAGTACCACTTGCTTCTCTTGCCAAAACTCATATCATACCCTCCTGAATGTAGATCGAAATGACTATCGACATTAGTATTCCAAAGAAAAGGCGCAGAAATTTGCCTCACAGTTACATTCAGGAGAGCGTGACAATCTAAAGATCTTCTGACTCTTTGGCCTTATCCCATAGCGAATCCATTTGTTTGAGGGTCATGTCTTCCACGTGCATGCCCATATCCTTTGCCTGGGCTTCGATGAAGCTAAATCTCTTGATGAACTTATCCACCGTATCCATTAAGGATAATTCAGGTTGGACACCCAAGTGCCTCGCGACATTCACTATGGCAAATAGAAGATCTCCAAGTTCCTCAGAGATACTTTCCTGATTCTCCGAATCCATCGCCTCGCGGAGTTCATTGGTTTCCTCTACTACTTTCTCAAATGCATCCTTTGCCTGGGCCCAATCGAACCCGACCCTGGCAGCCATCTCTTGCACTTTATGCGCGCGCATCAAGGCTGGGAGACTCCTTGGAACCTTCGCCAGGATTCCCGTTTCCTGAGACGCCTCGTCCTGTTTGATTCTCTCCCAGTTCCTGAGGACCTCAGCCGTACTCTTCACCGTCGCATCTCCAAATACATGAGGGTGCCTCCGTATCATCTTGTCCTCGATTGCATGAATCACATTCCCCAGGTTGAAGGCGCCCTCTTCTGACCCCAGCTGAGAATGAAAGACCACGTGTAGAAGCACATCGCCCAGTTCCTCGATGAGTGCCTGTGTATCATGACTATCTATGGCATCTACAACCTCGTAAGCCTCTTCAACAATATGGGGTTTGATTGATTCATGGGTCTGCTTGCGATCCCATGGGCACCCGCCTTCGCCCCTCAGCCGGGCCACGATGTCCGACAACTTGTCCAGAGAATACTTATCGCTGCTCATACCATTGCCATGATTCCCTATCTCGTCTCCAGAGACAAAGGAAATCATATTTCCTCCTTTGCTTGCACAACTCTATCATAGATCCCGAATAAGACCCAATTTCACAAGGATCTTGGATATTTTCGCGCCCATGGGAAGCAATGCTATATCACGTGAACTGATGGCCCCGGTCACTAATAGGAGCAGACCGTAAATTGCAGCCCCGATCGCTGTGGCAGACAATGTGGCCAGGGTATTGCTCCCCAGCGCGTCATGAGCGAGCCTATACGTTAGGGTCACCGCAATCCCCATGACGCATGTGGCTATCAAAGGCTTTATCAAGTGTTTTTGAATATCCAAGGCAAGCCCAAGCTTTCGCGAAAGGTAAAGCAGATTCAATATAGAAGAAATCGCAAATCCGATTACGGTGCCCCATGCAGCGCCCTTGATCCCAATGGCAGGGATGCCTGTAAATACATAGTTTACTATGGCCTTCAAAATGGCGCCGACAAAGAGATTCCTGACTGGAACGGTCACCTCACCAAGCCCCTGGAGGACGCCCGAACTCGTCTGTTGGAGACATAGGAAAAGGGTGCCGAAAGCTACTGCCCTGAGGGACACTCCCGCTGCGGGCAACCTGTAGAACATGGCGCAAAACTCGTCAGCCAGCAGAAACAGGCCAAGGGATGAAGGTAATCCGATGAGAGCACCAAACCATATCACATCCTGGGACCGGCTGATCAGCATACGGCGGTCCTTGTATGCCAAAGCCTCAGAGACGGCAGGTACGGCGCTTGCCGCGAGAGCCGTGGTTATAACGGTCGGGAAATAGACAAGGGGTAATGCCATGCCGGTGAGTTGTCCATAGAGCCTTGTGACTTGCGTCCCCACCACTCCCGCCGCATTCAAACGCATGGGAATCAACACGGCATCCACTACCTGCATTAGCGGCATGATGGAAGCCCCTATTACGATAGGTATCGATAGGGAAAAGATGCGCCCAGCGATAGCCGCAGATGATACCATATAACCCTCGGACAAAGGGTCAACAGAATCACCTTGACCTCCGCGTAATCCAAGATTCGAATTGGCGCCCCTTTTGTCTGAACCGGAAGACTGCCTGTAGTATGGAATAAGAATCACTATAAGGCCCGCTATGCCTCCCAGCACCGCTCCGAAGGAAGCTCCGGCGGCTGAGAAGTCTATTCCCTTCGGGAGAAGGAAATAGGCAAGAGATATCATGGAAAACACTCTGATGAGCTGCTCAGCGATCTGTGAGTTGGCGCTCCGCTCCATCTCCTGCAGCCCCTGGAAATAACCGCGAAAGGCGGACATAAAGGATAGAATGAGAACGGCAGGAGCTGTGGCTATGATGGGCAGCGCTGCACGCCTATCTCTGAGCACCGCAGAAGACAAGACATCTGCACTGGCTACCAGGATCAGAGTGCCGATAGCTCCTGTAAGGAAGAGTATAGTTGCGGCAACCCTGAGGATTCTCCTAGCCCCGTGAGAATTGCCCTTTGCAGCCTGTTCGGCGACAAGCTTGGATACCGCTACTGGGACGCCAGCAGTAGAAACTACCAAGAATATCGAATATATTGGATAGGCCATCTGGAAAAGGCCCATGCCCTCGTCCCCGATGAGAGCCGGAAGGACGATCCGGGACACGGCGCCCACAACCCTGTTGGCGAGCCCTGCAATTGCCAGGATCGCGGCGCCACGGACGAAAGATTTCTTTGTCATACTGCACCCCCGAAGTTATGCCATACAGCGACAGTATACAACAATAGAAAACAAAAGAGCAAGGCGCCTATGCTGGCGCCCTGCCCGGCATCTGATCAATGTTGATCAACAAACGTTACCCGACCTTATTGTTCCATCTGTTTTGCCAGGAAACCGGCCGCGGTTTCCGTGAGCTTCAACTCAAGATCCCCCATCTTCACATCCGGGGTCATCGATGTGAGGATCACGGCGCCAATCGGGTCTCCCTCCGCTATTATTGGAGCTATCACCTCAGCCGTGAACTTGCAGTCCTCCCCATCCTCGAGGACGGGGCAGGTCTCACAATATTCATGTTTCCCGGGTTCGTTAATAATGAGCGATTTCCTTTCTTCCATGGCTCGCTCGACAGCAGGTGAAATCCGCTTGTCCATAAATTGCTTCTTAGGCGCTCCCGCTACCGCAATTATGGCATCGCGATCAGCGATACATGCAATATGGCCTGTGGCCTCATAAAGAGAATCCGCATACTCCTTCGCGAAGTCCCCGAGTTCGCCTATAGGAGAATATTTCTTCAGGATGACCTCGCCCTCTCTATCGACAAAGATCTCAAGAGGGTCGCCTTCGCGGATTCTCAGAGTTCTCCTAATTTCTTTGGGAATTACAACCCTTCCAAGGTCGTCTATTCGCCTTACAATACCAGTTGCCTTCATTGCCACCCCTCCTTCTCCATCGTATAGTCTTGTCCAGCCACACCCAAGATATTCCCGCACCCTGTTTCCCCTTCCATAGTATATAAGGACGCTAACAATATTATTCAGTCTTACCACTAATACGAATCGCTTCTATGAAAAGTATTCGGTAAAGGAATCCCTTACCTGACCCGGTATGTCCCCTTGGTTACTCTCCACTGACAGCCCTGGTCCTGGCGCCGATGCCGCTGATACAGGATTCTATGAAACTGAGCAACTCCCCATCCTGCAGACCTCCGACCCGGAGTTTGAGCGAAGGAGACCGGGCGAAATCTGCCTTTACCCTGCCGCGGTGTTGACGGACTACGGACATAAGATCCTCTCCAGAGACTTTTGCAAATGGTGAAAGCCTGACTGTCACACCGTCGCGTTCAGCCGTCACGGACACAACCTTCACGGCCTTACATATGGCCTTTATCTTGGCTACCATGAGCAGGTTGCGGGCAGGCTGCGGGATGTCCCCAAATCGGTCAATGAATTCCTCCGCAAGCGCATCAGCCTCTTCGGCGTCTGTCACTCTATTGATCTTTTTATACATCTCGATCTTTTGCCTGCCATCAGGGATATAATCATCAGGTATAAAGGCGCTCACAGGAAGCTCAATGACCGGATCAGGCGTTTCCTCATCAGGTTTCTCACCCCTGAGCTCCTTGATAGAATCGCGCATAAGTTTGGCATATAACTCAAATCCGACTGCCGCGATATGACCGTGCTGCTCCGCACCAAGAATATTTCCGGCGCCCCTGATCTCAAGGTCCCTCATGGCGATCTTGAATCCAGAGCCAAGCTCTGTAAATTCCTTGATAGCCTGAAGCCTCTTTTCACTTTCTTCAGTGAGGATATGGTCGCGCTGATACATGAAATAGGCGTACGCAACGCGATTGGACCTGCCAACCCGCCCACGTAGCTGGTAGAGCTGCGCCAACCCCAGATTTGCGGCATCTTCAACAATGATAGTATTCACATTTGGTATGTCCAGCCCATTCTCTATTATGGTGGTACATACCAACACATCAAATTCCCGGTCAAGAAATTGCAGCATCGTGCTCTCGAGTAGATCCTCAGGCATCTGCCCATGAGCCACTTTGATTCGGGCCTCAGGCACCAGTTCAGCGAGTCGAGATGCGCATGATTCAATGGACTGAATCCTATTATGGACGAAGTACACCTGCCCGCCCCTATCTATTTCCCGGGTAATAGCGTCCCTGATGATGCTGTCATCATATTCCATGACGTAAGTCCTCACCGGGAGCCTGTTCTCTGGCGGGGTCTGTATCAAACTCATGTCACGGATGCTGACCAGGGACATGTGAAGAGTCCTGGGAATAGGTGTTGCAGTCAATGTAAGAACATCGACGTTCTTTTTCAGCTCTTTCAACGCCTCCTTATGCATGACACCAAACCGCTGTTCCTCATCAACTACAAGAAGGCCCAGGTCCTTGAATCTCACGTCCTTTTGCAGCAGTCTATGGGTTCCAATGATTATGTCGATCTCCCCATGTTTTAGCTTCCTGAGGATCTCCTGCTGCTCTCTGGCTGATTGAAATCGACTGAGGACAGCTATCTCTACCGGGAACCCCTGAAATCTATCCTTGAATGTCATATAGTGCTGTTGCGCCAAGATTGTAGTTGGTACAAGCACCGCAGCCTGCTTGCTATCCATGACGCATTTGAACGCCGCACGTATGGCTATCTCTGTCTTGCCGTATCCAACATCCCCACATAGAAGTCGATCCATGGGACGCGGGCTTTCCATGTCACGTTTGACCTCTTCGATAGCCCGCCATTGATCTGGTGTCTCCTCATAAGGAAACGCTTCCTCGAACTCCTTCTGCCATATGGTGTCAGGCGAGAAGGCATGCCCCTTAGAAGCCTCGCGCACCGAATAGAGCTCTATGAGCTTATTTGCCACATCTTTAACGGTCTCCCTGACCCGATTCTTGACCTTGGCCCATTCGGAGCCTCCAAGCTTATATATCTTTGGAGGCATATCGTCCAGGCCAATGTATTTCTGAAGCAGGTTAACCTGGTCAGTGGGAACATAC containing:
- a CDS encoding polysaccharide biosynthesis protein; the encoded protein is MTKKSFVRGAAILAIAGLANRVVGAVSRIVLPALIGDEGMGLFQMAYPIYSIFLVVSTAGVPVAVSKLVAEQAAKGNSHGARRILRVAATILFLTGAIGTLILVASADVLSSAVLRDRRAALPIIATAPAVLILSFMSAFRGYFQGLQEMERSANSQIAEQLIRVFSMISLAYFLLPKGIDFSAAGASFGAVLGGIAGLIVILIPYYRQSSGSDKRGANSNLGLRGGQGDSVDPLSEGYMVSSAAIAGRIFSLSIPIVIGASIMPLMQVVDAVLIPMRLNAAGVVGTQVTRLYGQLTGMALPLVYFPTVITTALAASAVPAVSEALAYKDRRMLISRSQDVIWFGALIGLPSSLGLFLLADEFCAMFYRLPAAGVSLRAVAFGTLFLCLQQTSSGVLQGLGEVTVPVRNLFVGAILKAIVNYVFTGIPAIGIKGAAWGTVIGFAISSILNLLYLSRKLGLALDIQKHLIKPLIATCVMGIAVTLTYRLAHDALGSNTLATLSATAIGAAIYGLLLLVTGAISSRDIALLPMGAKISKILVKLGLIRDL
- the spoVT gene encoding stage V sporulation protein T translates to MKATGIVRRIDDLGRVVIPKEIRRTLRIREGDPLEIFVDREGEVILKKYSPIGELGDFAKEYADSLYEATGHIACIADRDAIIAVAGAPKKQFMDKRISPAVERAMEERKSLIINEPGKHEYCETCPVLEDGEDCKFTAEVIAPIIAEGDPIGAVILTSMTPDVKMGDLELKLTETAAGFLAKQMEQ
- the mfd gene encoding transcription-repair coupling factor; translated protein: MDGILAILMESSEFKMMSRSISSGTGDGIIQGLSGSQKSYIIAGLHKAVSRPIALVTYSLQQAEKILVDLHTFLEPQEAVIFPPLELLPHEEARESPDILYERLRVQQLLAEGENPVVIIPIRSLVRKLIPGEVFKCHVLRLHPGMAMDFDELVNRLVFCGFERVDMVEQRGQMSVRGGIVDVFPVTAERPIRIEFFGDEIESIREFDAATQVTISHLDVVAIPPAREFLLDMPDDEKKKCLGRIRAELDRTCGKLAGMGLSERSRNLAARVEAHLEKLAFGIYFDSDEQYAPFFYPKMGSLLDRMNDPLLILDEPGRIREGLSGVFKESQESYFSLLEKGTILPSQAHIFYQSDEITGLLGRYQTIHITFMSKGMDIYEGRRIWNFPARMGEAFNGNVEMMTKSLSAWRRKAYRIVFYISTPTRARALLDTLKQAGIPAIFEERPKESIKPGNVVITSGELENGFEFPSLRLVVLTDTEIYGATRKKRRIAPKSEDVSPLSSYTSLTPGDYVVHINHGIGKYLGIQTLEVAGVKKDYLVVKYAGEDRLYVPTDQVNLLQKYIGLDDMPPKIYKLGGSEWAKVKNRVRETVKDVANKLIELYSVREASKGHAFSPDTIWQKEFEEAFPYEETPDQWRAIEEVKRDMESPRPMDRLLCGDVGYGKTEIAIRAAFKCVMDSKQAAVLVPTTILAQQHYMTFKDRFQGFPVEIAVLSRFQSAREQQEILRKLKHGEIDIIIGTHRLLQKDVRFKDLGLLVVDEEQRFGVMHKEALKELKKNVDVLTLTATPIPRTLHMSLVSIRDMSLIQTPPENRLPVRTYVMEYDDSIIRDAITREIDRGGQVYFVHNRIQSIESCASRLAELVPEARIKVAHGQMPEDLLESTMLQFLDREFDVLVCTTIIENGLDIPNVNTIIVEDAANLGLAQLYQLRGRVGRSNRVAYAYFMYQRDHILTEESEKRLQAIKEFTELGSGFKIAMRDLEIRGAGNILGAEQHGHIAAVGFELYAKLMRDSIKELRGEKPDEETPDPVIELPVSAFIPDDYIPDGRQKIEMYKKINRVTDAEEADALAEEFIDRFGDIPQPARNLLMVAKIKAICKAVKVVSVTAERDGVTVRLSPFAKVSGEDLMSVVRQHRGRVKADFARSPSLKLRVGGLQDGELLSFIESCISGIGARTRAVSGE